A part of Girardinichthys multiradiatus isolate DD_20200921_A chromosome 12, DD_fGirMul_XY1, whole genome shotgun sequence genomic DNA contains:
- the pierce1 gene encoding UPF0691 protein C9orf116 homolog — MVTILLLLTEVFLQSDMEDQKGQTCDFYRTDPNLPQRFNNPDCFHGYGVKKSHPLYQTWNQTYGSQKPTVHEMPTQFKVTSHQFSELQLQSGMYQDHGFNTAIDRSKVMVSTETQNKRFQLQHLHYYGNQSKEHH; from the exons ATGGTAACAATTCTGTTGCTGCTAACTGAAGTCTTTCTACAGTCAGACATGGAGGATCAGAAAGGTCAAACCTGTGACTTTTACCGGACGGATCCAAACCTGCCGCAGAGATTCAACAACCCAGACTGTTTCCATGGTTACGG GGTGAAGAAGAGTCATCCTTTATATCAGACCTGGAACCAAACGTACGGCAGCCAGAAGCCAACAGTTCATGAGATGCCG ACTCAATTTAAGGTGACATCTCATCAGTTTTCGGAACTGCAGCTGCAGAGTGGGATGTACCAGGATCATGGCTTCAATACAGCAATTGACAGGAGCAAAGTCATGGTTTCCACGGAAACCCAAAACAAGAGATTTCAGCTCCAGCATCTGCATTACTATGGAAACCAAAGCAAGGAGCATCATTAA